From one Oncorhynchus masou masou isolate Uvic2021 unplaced genomic scaffold, UVic_Omas_1.1 unplaced_scaffold_10406, whole genome shotgun sequence genomic stretch:
- the LOC135528817 gene encoding sodium/potassium-transporting ATPase subunit alpha-1-like: MLLWIGAVLCFIAHIIQVTSEEEPTNANLYLGLVLAVVVIITGCFSYYQEAKSSKIMDSFKNLVPQQALVVRDGEKKNINTEEVVVGDIVEVKGGDRIPADLRIVSASGCKVDNSSLTGESEPQTRSPDFSNDNPLETRNIAFFSTNCVEGTARGIVINTGDHTIMGRIAALAMSLESGQTPLGIEIDHFIEIITGVSVFFGVTFLILSVILGYGWLPSIIFLIGIIVANVPEGLLATVTVCLTLTAKRMAKKNCLVKNLEAVETLGSTSTICSDKTGTLTQNRMTVAHMWFDNQIHDADTTENQSGTSFDKSSATWAALARVAGLCNRAVFLAEQNNVPILKRDVSGDASETALLKCIELCCGSVKDMREKYSKVVEIPFNSTNKYQVTTWSIKSNQALFTQKITDMECSTMCFTWEKNYGSKN, encoded by the exons ATGCTGCTGTGGATCGGAGCTGTGCTCTGCTTCATAGCCCACATTATCCAGGTCACCTCAGAGGAAGAGCCGACCAATGCTAAC TTGTACCTGGGCCTTGTGCTCGCTGTTGTCGTCATTATCACCGGTTGTTTCTCCTACTACCAAGAAGCCAAGAGCTCAAAGATCATGGACTCCTTCAAAAACCTGGTCCCGCAG CAAGCCCTGGTTGTCCGTGACGGTGAGAAGAAGAACATCAACACTGAAGAAGTGGTGGTTGGCGATATAGTGGAGGTGAAAGGCGGAGATAGGATACCAGCTGATTTGCGTATCGTCTCTGCCAGCGGCTGCAAG GTGGACAACTCCTCTCTCACTGGTGAATCTGAGCCCCAAACTCGTAGTCCCGATTTTAGCAATGACAACCCCCTGGAAACCAGGAACATTGCCTTCTTCTCTACCAACTGTGTTGAAG GAACTGCCAGAGGTATCGTCATCAACACTGGTGACCACACTATCATGGGTCGTATCGCCGCGTTGGCCATGAGTCTGGAAAGTGGGCAGACGCCTCTCGGAATTGAAATTGATCACTTCATTGAAATCATCACCGGTGTGTCCGTCTTCTTCGGTGTGACTTTCTTAATCCTCTCCGTCATTCTGGGCTATGGATGGCTGCCATCCATCATCTTCCTCATTGGAATCATCGTCGCTAATGTGCCAGAGGGTCTCCTGGCTACTGTAACT GTGTGTCTAACTCTGACTGCCAAGCGTATGGCCAAGAAGAACTGCCTGGTGAAGAATCTGGAAGCTGTGGAGACCTTGGGGTCCACCTCCACCATCTGTTCCGACAAGACTGGCACCCTGACCCAGAACAGAATGACTGTGGCTCACATGTGGTTCGACAACCAGATCCATGACGCTGACACCACAGAGAACCAGAGTGGTACCTCTTTCGACAAAAGCTCTGCCACCTGGGCTGCCCTGGCTAGAGTGGCTGGCCTGTGCAACCGAGCCGTCTTCCTGGCAGAACAGAACAACGTACCTATCCTCAAGAGAGATGTGAGCGGTGATGCCTCAGAGACTGCCCTGCTGAAGTGTATCGAGCTGTGCTGTGGGTCTGTCAAAGACATGAGAGAAAAGTACAGCAAAGTCGTTGAGATCCCCTTCAACTCCACCAACAAATACCAGGTAACCACGTGGTCGATCAAATCTAATCAAGCTTTATTTACACAGAAAATTACAGACATGGAATGCAGCACAATGTGCTTCACATGGGAAAAAAACTATGGaagtaaaaactga